In one window of Plasmodium berghei ANKA genome assembly, chromosome: 14 DNA:
- a CDS encoding protein transport protein SEC20, putative, with protein sequence MDDNFIQNSRKKNKNVDNMNKINSIIIHMELMNNNLKNIFSHEQIFSDHDSYLLFRGKISKRIVDYSQLISNCNDKILDCEYLEDDDEKRIKDTLEEHLKNLENYKRGLSIWWKKNEKDFHCLCMNNFLNLQKSDSDTITTDKKIDNKSLKDTKKIMIDEINRMKNVRSELLESSQKLKKQNEIFNIFEERLRSSANLIFSLKKKADNDARYVWYSFFIFLSVCGYIIMRRLGFIRAIITILKFLFSALFYLIKMCIGLFYFMKEKNGIENDFTRKEDLSKSLVMVIENTEL encoded by the exons ATGgatgataattttatacaaaattcaaggaaaaaaaataagaatgtagataatatgaataaaataaattccaTAATAATCCACATGGAATTGATGAATAATAATCttaagaatattttttcgcATGAACAGATTTTCAGTGATCATGATTCATATCTGCTA TTTAGGGGAAAGATATCTAAACGAATAGTTGACTACTCTCAACTAATTTCAAATtgtaatgataaaatattggACTGTGAATATTTAGAAGATGACGACgaaaaaagaattaaagACACATTAGAGGAACACTTGAAAAATTTGGAAAA TTATAAAAGAGGATTAAGTATATGGtggaaaaaaaacgaaaaggACTTTCATTGTTTGTGTATGAATAACTTCTTGAACCTCCAAAAAAG CGATAGTGATACTATAACAACtgacaaaaaaatagataaCAAAAGTTTAAAggacacaaaaaaaataatgatagaCGAGATTAATCGAATGAAAAACGTAAGGTCTGAGTTATTGGAATCTTCtcaaaaattgaaaaaacaaaatgaaatatttaaca TTTTTGAAGAAAGGTTAAGATCTAGTGCAAACCTTATATTTTCCTTGAAGAAAAA AGCAGACAATGACGCGCGATATGTGTGGTATtcgttttttatatttctaagCGTTTGCGGATATATCATTATGCGAAGATTGGGGTTTATTAGGGCTATTATAACT attttaaaatttctCTTTTCGgcacttttttatttaataaaaatgtgcataggtttattttattttatgaaagaaaaaaatggtaTCGAAAATGATTTTACAAGAAAGGAGGATTTATCGAAGAGTTTAGTAATGGTTATCGAAAACACggaattataa
- a CDS encoding U4/U6.U5 tri-snRNP-associated protein 2, putative: MPRKHAKKIKNDDDDGVTPKRRKNKEKQENERINNLLETEINVKNNLNKIEQTDNNINDKSESHNKTTKNNENNNIDNTSDNNKIRVCPYLRTINRNLLDFDFEKLCSISLSNLHVYACLVCGLYFQGIGRGTYAYTHALEKNHYVFINLETCKTCCIPENYEIHDASLNDIKYFLKPVYNKEQVEHLCNNLILGKSLDGADFFPGCVGLNNLKHTDYCNVIIQLLCCIVPLRNMLLLYESKQNIAKNLIVVLAELLKKIYNPKNFKGVVSPHEFLQAVGIESKKNFKIGTKNDPLNFFLWIINKIHRHSEKKLQKKKKNMPNQVNKQNNIIANNNISKNGHPKNDDGEKNYTSTKKEHDKENNNAEQNKQDTNYESDKSSSHKKKRIKWMYDGTNIIDYCFDGELIIKTKKTKDDITEEGTSYEGKNDTTGRTNYIAHNQNDNNNNQYEDDNEFSENKKYIFKKTPFRTLSLKLPNPPIFKSTTESNIIPQVSIFELLTKYDGETETFLSDKAIPSTLIISKLPKYLIFTIQRFSKNNFFTEKNGTIVNFVIKNLDMKDYVHQDYLDQNPVTKYNLVANIFHSGTVTNGSYKIHVLQQATNEWHEIEDLHVISILPQLVLLPESCIQLYQRQDVQLNGEIL; the protein is encoded by the coding sequence ATGCCGAGAAAACacgcaaaaaaaataaaaaatgacgATGATGATGGAGTAACGCCAAAAAGGaggaaaaataaagagAAACAGGAAAATGAaagaattaataatttattggAAACTGAAattaatgtaaaaaataatttaaacaaaatagaACAAactgataataatataaatgacaAAAGCGAATcacataataaaacaaccaaaaataatgaaaataataatattgataatactagtgacaataataaaattagaGTATGTCCTTATTTAAGAACAATAAACAGAAATTTGCTTGATTTtgattttgaaaaattatgtagTATTTCTTTGTCCAATTTACATGTATATGCATGTTTAGTATGTGGGTTATATTTTCAAGGAATCGGAAGAGGaacatatgcatatacacacgcattagaaaaaaatcattatgtttttataaatttagaaaCTTGCAAAACTTGCTGTATTCctgaaaattatgaaatcCATGATGCTTcattaaatgatataaaatattttttaaaacctGTTTATAATAAAGAGCAAGTAGAACatttatgtaataatttaattttaggGAAATCTTTAGACGGTGCTGATTTTTTTCCAGGTTGTGTAggtttaaataatttaaagcATACAGATTATTGTAATGTAATTATACAGTTATTATGTTGTATTGTTCCTTTAAgaaatatgttattattatatgaaagtAAGCAAAATATtgcaaaaaatttaatagtTGTTTTAGCAGAAttgctaaaaaaaatatataatccaaaaaattttaaaggAGTTGTATCACCTCATGAATTTTTACAAGCAGTAGGTATtgaatcaaaaaaaaattttaaaattggtACAAAAAACGATCCattaaacttttttttatggattattaataaaattcatagacattcagaaaaaaaattacaaaaaaaaaaaaaaaatatgcccAATCAAGtaaacaaacaaaataatataatagctaataacaatatttcGAAAAACGGACATCCCAAAAATGATGATGGtgagaaaaattatactaGTACTAAAAAGGAGCATGACAAGGAGAATAATAATGCagaacaaaataaacaagATACAAATTATGAGTCAGATAAAAGTAGTAGCCATAAGAAAAAGAGGATAAAATGGATGTATGATGGCacaaatattattgatTATTGTTTTGATGGAGAgttaattattaaaactaaaaaaacaaaagatGATATAACAGAAGAAGGTACGAGTTATGAGGGAAAAAATGATACTACAGGAAGAACTAATTACATTGCTCATAAccaaaatgataataataataaccaATATGAAGATGATAATGAATTTAgtgaaaacaaaaaatatatatttaagaaAACCCCATTTCGTACTTTATCTTTAAAATTGCCTAATCCTCCAATATTTAAAAGCACAACCGAAAGTAATATAATACCTCAAGTATCCATTTTTGAgttattaacaaaatatgaTGGGGAAACAGAAACCTTTTTGTCAGATAAAGCAATCCCAAGTACattaattatttcaaaattgccaaaatatttaatttttaccATACAAagattttcaaaaaataatttttttacgGAAAAAAATGGAACTATTGTTAATTTCGTTATCAAAAATCTCGATATGAAAGATTATGTACATCAAGATTATCTTGACCAAAACCCagtaacaaaatataatttagttgcaaatatatttcatagtGGTACTGTTACTAATGGCtcatataaaatacatgTTTTACAACAAGCTACAAACGAATGGCATGAAATCGAGGATCTACATGTTATTTCGATTTTACCACAACTCGTTTTATTGCCAGAATCATGCATTCAGTTATATCAGCGTCAAGATGTTCAGTTAAATGGAGAGATACTATAA